A portion of the Streptomyces coeruleoprunus genome contains these proteins:
- a CDS encoding PucR family transcriptional regulator ligand-binding domain-containing protein: MRLRALLETDALGLRLLGGEDELDRTVRGVMTTDLRDPSRYLSGGELVLTGLAWRHSAEDSEPFVRILASAGVAGLAAGEAELGAIPDDLVQACLRHRLPLFAVNESVAFATITEHVVRQVSGERAGDLAAVVDRHRRLMTSGPAGGGPEVVLDLLGSDLDLRAWVLSPTGRQIAGARTPLPTEVGAALAGEHLAATRTGRRGPHRAVVAGTTYSLFPIRNTGRGAAPAARDVRETVLSDWLLAVEADAGDWPAARLDLLQGVTQLIAVERDRRDAARTVRRRLAQEVLELVQTGAAPAEIAARLRVAAPVLLPGLGAAPHWQVVVARVEWGDGSAVEGGPVAQALLEEVLVDPATTGPDSADRIAVAHTGDEAIALVPLPAVPAPVPAGGPDGEPGEPLPPAPTGPGLHADALLAAVRAPLSAGLADDGRLTLGVSAAVHSAEGLRGALEEARHARRVAAARPGRVCAAGHHELASHVLLLPFVPDDVRRAFTARLLDPLRDYDRRHRAELIPTLEAFLDCDGSWTRCATRLHLHVNTLRYRVGRIEQLTGRDLSRLEDKLDFFLALRMS, translated from the coding sequence GGCGGCGAGGACGAGCTCGACCGCACGGTCCGCGGCGTGATGACGACGGACCTGAGGGACCCCAGCAGGTACCTGTCCGGCGGCGAGCTGGTGCTCACCGGCCTGGCCTGGCGCCACTCCGCCGAGGACTCGGAGCCGTTCGTCCGGATCCTCGCGAGCGCCGGGGTCGCCGGCCTCGCGGCAGGCGAGGCGGAGCTGGGCGCGATCCCGGACGATCTCGTCCAGGCATGTTTGCGCCACCGACTGCCCCTGTTCGCAGTGAACGAGTCCGTTGCATTCGCAACGATCACTGAGCATGTCGTTCGACAGGTGTCGGGCGAACGCGCCGGGGACCTCGCGGCTGTCGTCGATCGCCACAGGAGGCTGATGACCTCCGGCCCGGCCGGCGGCGGACCGGAGGTCGTACTGGATCTCCTGGGCTCCGACCTGGACCTGCGTGCCTGGGTCCTCTCCCCCACCGGGCGCCAGATCGCGGGCGCCCGCACTCCCCTGCCGACCGAGGTCGGCGCCGCGCTCGCCGGGGAGCACCTGGCCGCGACGCGCACCGGGCGGCGCGGCCCGCACCGGGCGGTCGTGGCCGGAACGACGTACTCGCTCTTCCCGATCCGTAACACCGGGCGCGGCGCCGCACCGGCCGCGCGCGACGTCCGCGAGACCGTGCTGTCCGACTGGCTGCTGGCGGTCGAGGCGGACGCGGGCGACTGGCCCGCCGCGCGCCTGGACCTGCTCCAGGGCGTCACGCAGCTGATCGCGGTGGAGCGCGACCGCCGGGACGCGGCCCGCACGGTACGGCGCCGGCTGGCCCAGGAGGTCCTGGAGCTGGTGCAGACGGGCGCGGCCCCGGCGGAGATCGCCGCCCGGCTGCGGGTGGCCGCCCCCGTCCTGCTGCCCGGCCTCGGCGCCGCACCGCACTGGCAGGTCGTGGTGGCCCGCGTCGAGTGGGGCGACGGCTCGGCCGTCGAGGGCGGCCCCGTCGCCCAGGCGCTGCTGGAGGAGGTGCTGGTCGACCCCGCCACGACGGGCCCCGACTCGGCCGACCGGATCGCCGTCGCCCACACCGGCGACGAGGCCATCGCCCTGGTGCCGCTGCCCGCCGTACCGGCCCCCGTCCCGGCCGGTGGCCCGGACGGCGAGCCCGGCGAGCCCTTGCCCCCGGCCCCCACGGGCCCCGGTCTGCACGCCGACGCGCTGCTGGCCGCCGTGCGGGCGCCGCTGTCCGCGGGCCTCGCGGACGACGGGCGGCTCACGCTGGGCGTCAGCGCCGCCGTGCACTCCGCTGAGGGCCTGCGGGGCGCCCTGGAGGAGGCCCGGCACGCCCGCCGGGTCGCCGCGGCGCGCCCCGGCCGGGTCTGCGCGGCCGGCCACCACGAGCTGGCCTCGCACGTACTGCTGCTGCCGTTCGTGCCGGACGACGTGCGGCGCGCGTTCACGGCCCGGCTGCTGGACCCGCTGCGCGACTACGACCGGCGGCACCGGGCGGAGCTGATCCCGACGCTGGAGGCGTTCCTGGACTGCGACGGCTCCTGGACGCGCTGTGCCACCCGGCTCCACCTGCACGTGAACACGCTGCGCTACCGGGTGGGCCGCATCGAGCAGCTGACGGGCCGTGACCTGTCGCGCCTGGAGGACAAGCTGGACTTCTTCCTGGCGCTGCGGATGTCGTGA